ttcctagccaggaaaacagaagcagaaataaaGTAAGTTTCGTTTTCCCTTTCCAAAATAATGAGAGGAGTTTGTTttggtgctttttgttttttttgttttttaaccaaaaGGTAAATAATGCTTATTTCTGCTTCCTGTTTTCTTGGCTTGACTAATTGCTTTCAATGGAGAACTCAatttaactttgttcttttttctactcTTTAATTAAAGGGTAGTCCATGATGGTAAGTCATAGAACTCTGCCCTCTGCACTTCAGCCCATGACCTCAGGATGGCCTGATTGGCTGCCCTGCTCTCCAGCCAATCCAGTGCAAGCTCTCATCCGAGATTCACTGAAGTGGTCCATATCCATCTGGCAGCATCTTCTAGTTCTGTCGGGGTGTCAAAAGGATTTGTATATTTGCTTCTAGAAGTAACTATTCAACATGCCTGTGTATATAATGTATACCTGTAACTATCAAAATGAGTAGTTCATTTTTGATAGATTTGTTGTCCAGCCAGtatgaataaaatgattttttttttttttttttttttggttaggagTTTGACTTAGATTTCTAATTTTAGTATGTATAGCATGGATTCTGTCAAAGGAGACTACAGCTTGCAGCTTAAAATGGGTGCCATTCCCATACTGGATGCATTGCAGCTGCTGGACTACTGAGGCAATAATAATAGTACATTTTTAAGAGAGATGTTAATATTAAATAAGCACTTTAGAACTTGGACTTTTGACATGAAGATGTTTGATTTAGAGGGCTAGCTTATTTTAAGGTAAAACAATTTGGTCCAGCTACAATTACTTTTTTAAGACTCTTTGATATGCAGGACTTAAGTAAATTTTGTGTTCTGGACTTAATGACTACCATGCTTCTTTAGGAATAAGTATATACTAGTGGTATTAGAAAAGTCTAATTGCTTTTATAAAATGCATGACATTTTTATATATGCTCTATAAAACATTTAAGCAGTTTTCGTGGGTaaggatttttaagaaatagtctTCTTAGTTTAACCTTTTAAACAATTTGTGAAGTTTCTTTAATACTTTAGGGATATTGCGGGGAGGGTTCACTAATAAAAAAGTCCAGCATTTTATTAACTGAAGTAGtttattgcttttgtttataCTCAGTCACAAAAAAGGTATGTAAATAAGGCTGTTTTGTATATTTACTGCTCTTCCCTATCTAAATTTTCTGAAGTAGCTTACTTAGTTGTCTTAATATAACTTGGTGAGTGCTTACTGAAAATGCCTTTTTACCCCTGTCACaatattttgagattttgaaAGAACTTGGTTGACACTGCTTTTTATTGTGGATAAAGGAGAGATGGTCAATGATTAATGGCTTGAAGTATTGTTGGAGTGGTTTATCATTTCTGAAACTTAGTTATGTCAAAATTGACTTTCAGAGTATTGccttttatagaaatatataaaaataagttttatttggAATAATATGGGATTATTTTAAAGGACTTTGGTCATTTATAGGAAAACTGGAGAATGGTTCTAGTGTTAAATTCTTACCTCTTACTGATTTTTGAGTTTAAGAATTGTTATATGCTAGAATATGAggatatgaatataaatatgagaagaaaaaagaataaagtagattGAGTCTCCAATTTTATGTAAGCTTCAGACTGGCTGTTTTGTTTACGTACAAAGCTTAtggttgaaatatttttcaggaaTTATATGAATGACAGTCTTCGAACCAATGTATTTGTTCGATTTCAACCAGAGACTATAGCATGTGCTTGTATCTACCTTGCAGCTAGAGCTCTTCAGGTAGGTATATATAGCCTGTTTTTTCTATAGGATAAAACACAAGACTTAGCAGTCCTCctaataaaaactgaaatttgaTCTAAACCATTCTGTTTTTATGGTTTAGATTCCATTACCAACTCGTCCCCActggtttcttctttttggtaCTACGGAAGAGGAGATCCAGGAAATCTGCATAGAAACACTTAGGCTTTATACCAGAAAAAAGGTAGTTGTTTACGCATGTTTAAGTGCTAAGAGTCTAAACTAGTATAAGGGGAAAATActtacttcattttcttccattagcCAAACTATGAATTGCTGgaaaaagaagtagagaaaagaaaagtagccTTACAAGAAGCCAAATTAAAAGCAAAGGGTTTGAATCCCGATGGAACTCCAGCCCTTTCAACCCTTGGTGGATTTTCTCCAGCCTCTAAACCATGTAAGATATATTCAGAATTGAAATGACTGGGCACTGAAGGTGTCTGGTTATTAGAAAGCTTTagcatttaggggcacctgggtggttcagtcagttgagcatccgactcttgattttggctcaaggcatgatctcagCCTGACAGGCTCTGTTCTTAGTGctgaatctgcttgagatttttttctccaccgtcccctctcttcctgcccccccTCGGCCCTAAATAAAGAAGTAGATGaatcttcttaaaaagaaagctttaGCAGTGGCATAGAAACAATGTTAGAAGAATCTGTTACTGTTTTTTCTCATGTTAGTCAACTCAAGATCATACTTGAAAGCAGGGTACTTGAGTTATATTTAGAAACAACTTTTTGGCCCTCTGTTAAATCCAATAGGTAACATGACTTTGTGttattgggttgtttttgttttttttttttttaagcatcacCAAGAGAAGTGAAAGCTGAAGAGAAGTCACCAGTGTCTGTCAATGTGAAGACAGTCAAGAAAGAACCTGAAGACAGACAACAGGCTTCCAAAAGCCCTTATAATGGGTGAGTGTCCTTGAGTTAGAAAACTGGTCTAAggaatcttttatgtttttaatttctaacacACTAAACATGTACCTAAAATaatgggtttgtgtgtgtgtgtgtgtgtgttttgtttttgtgtttttttttttttttttttttttttttttgaagagtaaGAAAAGACAGCAAAAGAAGTAGAAATAGCAGAAGTGCTAGTCGGTCAAGATCAAGAACGCGATCACGTTCTAGATCACATACTCCAAGAAGACAGTAAGTAAATATTCTCCTAGAGAAAGGAGTCTTATTTGGAGTTAggttcctactttttaaaaaatttaatgtagATGTCGCAGTTGGgctacatttaatattttaacatgagGTAAATTACaagaaaggagtttggaagtatgTCCTGCCTATACATGGCTTTTCTGTTTTGGGGTGGTGTAGCTTATGAGCTATTCTGTTTTTGCCCATATTTTGGAGAGGTGTAGGGGCTGACCACAAAGTGCTATGGAAAGCTGTAATACCTTGTTTATAATGTGAAAAGAGTTTTGTTCAATTTCagttagaaaatattaatattttattaactgtTAATAACCAATACTCAAGTTGGCCAAAGAGTCTTCCCAAGTTAGCTTTGTAATTAGTTTGCTAGCTGCTTATGTCTGTTCAGTGGCTCTTTTGAGCATGTGTGAGATATTCAACAAAAAGCATAGTTTTGTTTTGAAGCTGCTATTATAAGCACCACCAAAATAATTTGGTCCCAGTAGAGACTGAATCTAAAcctcaaatttttattatctaAGTTATAATAATAGGCGGAGCCGGTCTGGAACATACAGCTCAAGATCAAGAAGCAGGTCCCGCAGTCACAGTGAAAGCCCAAGAAGACATCATAATCATGGTTCTCCTCACCTTAAGGCCAAGCACACCAGAGATgatttaaaaagttcaaataGACAtggtcataaaaggaaaaaatctcgTTCTCGATCTCAGAGCAAGTCTCGGGATCACTCAGATGCTGCCAAGAAACACAGGCATGAAAGGGGACATCATAGGGACAGGCGTGAAAGATCTCGCTCCTTTGAGAGGTCCCATAAAGGCAAGCACCATGGTGGCAGCCGCTCAGGACATGGCAGGCACAGGCGCTGACTTTCTTCTTTGAGCCTGCATCAGTTCCTGGCTTTGCCTATCTATGGTGTGATGTATGGACTCATaatcaaaaacattaaaacaaactGATTAGGATATGATTTCTTAAAACCCTCTAGGTCTCTAGAAACACTGAAgacattttgttttggaaaaactatgtgtttttttttttttgttttgttttttggggtttttttgttttcttggcttttttttttttttttttttttttttcccctttttggtttttgttttgttgtttttttttttttgcacattaaAATGCCCTAGCAGTATCTAATTGAAAACCATGGTCAGGTTCAATTGTACTTATTATAGTTGTGTATTGTTTATTGCTATAAGAACTGGAGCGTGAATTCTGTAaaaatgtatcttatttttatacAGATAAAATTGCAGACACTGTTCTATTTAAGTGGTTATTTGTTTAAATGATGGTGAATACTTTCTTAACACTGGTTTGTCTGCATGTGTAAAGATTtttacaaggaaataaaatacaaatcttgTTTTTCTAAACTGCTtcaaatatcttatttaaataaattattaaaaaaagtaaaattttaatagtaAAG
The Canis aureus isolate CA01 chromosome 22, VMU_Caureus_v.1.0, whole genome shotgun sequence genome window above contains:
- the CCNL1 gene encoding cyclin-L1 isoform X1; the protein is MASGPHPTAAAAAAAAAAAAAAASAAPSAGGPSSGTAAATTPAAGGILIGDRLYSEVSLTIDHSLIPEERLSPTPSMQDGLDLPSETDLRILGCELIQAAGILLRLPQVAMATGQVLFHRFFYSKSFVKHSFEIVAMACINLASKIEEAPRRIRDVINVFHHLRQLRGKRTPSPLILDQNYINTKNQVIKAERRVLKELGFCVHVKHPHKIIVMYLQVLECERNQTLVQTAWNYMNDSLRTNVFVRFQPETIACACIYLAARALQIPLPTRPHWFLLFGTTEEEIQEICIETLRLYTRKKPNYELLEKEVEKRKVALQEAKLKAKGLNPDGTPALSTLGGFSPASKPSSPREVKAEEKSPVSVNVKTVKKEPEDRQQASKSPYNGVRKDSKRSRNSRSASRSRSRTRSRSRSHTPRRHYNNRRSRSGTYSSRSRSRSRSHSESPRRHHNHGSPHLKAKHTRDDLKSSNRHGHKRKKSRSRSQSKSRDHSDAAKKHRHERGHHRDRRERSRSFERSHKGKHHGGSRSGHGRHRR
- the CCNL1 gene encoding cyclin-L1 isoform X3, whose translation is MKLSSWQQTPSPLILDQNYINTKNQVIKAERRVLKELGFCVHVKHPHKIIVMYLQVLECERNQTLVQTAWNYMNDSLRTNVFVRFQPETIACACIYLAARALQIPLPTRPHWFLLFGTTEEEIQEICIETLRLYTRKKPNYELLEKEVEKRKVALQEAKLKAKGLNPDGTPALSTLGGFSPASKPSSPREVKAEEKSPVSVNVKTVKKEPEDRQQASKSPYNGVRKDSKRSRNSRSASRSRSRTRSRSRSHTPRRHYNNRRSRSGTYSSRSRSRSRSHSESPRRHHNHGSPHLKAKHTRDDLKSSNRHGHKRKKSRSRSQSKSRDHSDAAKKHRHERGHHRDRRERSRSFERSHKGKHHGGSRSGHGRHRR
- the CCNL1 gene encoding cyclin-L1 isoform X2, translating into MASGPHPTAAAAAAAAAAAAAAASAAPSAGGPSSGTAAATTPAAGGILIGDRLYSEVSLTIDHSLIPEERLSPTPSMQDGLDLPSETDLRILGCELIQAAGILLRLPQVAMATGQVLFHRFFYSKSFVKHSFEIVAMACINLASKIEEAPRRIRDVINVFHHLRQLRGKRTPSPLILDQNYINTKNQVIKAERRVLKELGFCVHVKHPHKIIVMYLQVLECERNQTLVQTAWNYMNDSLRTNVFVRFQPETIACACIYLAARALQIPLPTRPHWFLLFGTTEEEIQEICIETLRLYTRKKPNYELLEKEVEKRKVALQEAKLKAKGLNPDGTPALSTLGGFSPASKPSSPREVKAEEKSPVSVNVKTVKKEPEDRQQASKSPYNGYNNRRSRSGTYSSRSRSRSRSHSESPRRHHNHGSPHLKAKHTRDDLKSSNRHGHKRKKSRSRSQSKSRDHSDAAKKHRHERGHHRDRRERSRSFERSHKGKHHGGSRSGHGRHRR